The genomic interval GATCACCTGGTTCGCGCTGATGTAGGTGCCGTCCGAATCGATGACCCCGAACCTGTCGGCGTCCCCGTCGGTGGCAATGCCCAGATCTGCCCCGGTTTCGAGGACGCACTGCCTGAGCTCACCCAACCTTGCCTCCACGGGGTCGGGGCCGCCCCCGCCGAAAAGCGGATCCCGACGGCCGTGGATGACTTCCACATCGCACCCGGCGTCCTTGAGGATGCGATCCACGTAACCCCTGCCGGTGGCGTACATAGCGTCGTAGACGACCCTAACCCCGGCCGCCTTGATCGCGGGGAGGTCTACGAGTCCGCGTAGTCGGGAGATGTAATCAGGCGCGGGGTCGATCTCCTCAATCAACCCCGCCGAACAGGCTTCTTCGTAGGGGGTTCGGCGAGGTTCGGACTTGTTTTGCACAGCTGAAGCCACGTTCCGCTCGATCTCGGACGTGATTTCGGGGTCGGCCGGGCCGGCGTAGTAGGGTATCCACTTGACCCCATTGTACTCCGGGGGGTTGTGGCTCGCGGTGAACATCACCGCTCCCGCAAGCTTTCGCTTGCTGACAGTGAACGCCACGGTCGGAGTGGGAGTGTCTCTCGCCGTGACCAGGGTGCGGACTCCATTTGCCGCGAGGACCTCTGCGGCCTCCCGGGCGAACCGCTCGGACAGGAATCTCGAGTCGTAGCCGACCAGAGCTCCCATACCCGTCATGCCATGGTTCGCAAGGTAGTCGGCGATCGCCTGTATGGTGATTCTGACGTTCGCGAAGGTGAAGGTGTCGCACATCACAGCCCTCCACCCGTCCGTCCCGAACTTGATCTCAGACTTCACTCCCATCGCCTCCTCCGCCTGTCGCCGCGAAAATCGCCCCCACCGGACCGGCGTCCCGACGCCGCGCGACGGCTATCCCTGCGGCCGCGCCTGGGGCTCGAAGCCCGGACGCCGGACTCCCCCACATGACAATGCCGCTTGCCAACACCGCCCGGAATCTGGACGCCACGGGCGGCGATGCTGATGGCGGCTCCGACGCCGGACCGGACTTCTAGTACTCTATCCCGCGCCTTGCGGGTATTCCCTTTTCAAACGGGTGCTTGACCATGTGCATCTCCGTCACGAGGTCCGCAACCTGAATCAGCTCGGGAGGCATATTGCGCCCCGTCAGGACCAGTTCCACACCTGGGGGCCGTTCCCCCACGAGCTTCACGACATCACCCACTGAAAGAAGCTCATACTCCAAAGCATTGGAGATCTCGTCGAGTATCACGATGTCCGCTTCCACCCTCTTCAGAGTGCGCAGAGCCAGGACGTAAGCCTCCGCGGCGAGTTCGATATCGGCCTGGGTTACCTCGCCTCTTCTCACGAAACAGTCGCCGCAGCCCGTGCACTGCGCCGTGCCGGCCGCCATCTCTTCCGAGTACTGACAGTCCCTGCCGAACTGGTAGATTTCCAGGCCGGGGCCAAGTCTCTCAGCCGCCCTGAGTTCTCCTGTGTAAGTAGTTCCCTTCATGAACTGGATCATGCGGACCCGGTATCCATGGCCAATCGCTCTCATAGCGAGGCCCAAGGCGGCGGTAGTCTTGCCCTTGCCCGCGCCGGTGTAGATCTGGACTAGAGCGTCTTTGATCCGGCCGGTGCGCCTCTTGACCAAATACGACACCTCCCGAGGGCCGGGCGTCGAATCCGCCCCGGAATGCGAGTATCTTTCTAGACAGGCCCATCACCCTCCTGCAATCTCAAGGGCTAGAGCTGTTCCCGGAGAGGACAAAAACCGCGGGACGGTCGGATT from Bacillota bacterium carries:
- a CDS encoding cob(I)yrinic acid a,c-diamide adenosyltransferase, with amino-acid sequence MVKRRTGRIKDALVQIYTGAGKGKTTAALGLAMRAIGHGYRVRMIQFMKGTTYTGELRAAERLGPGLEIYQFGRDCQYSEEMAAGTAQCTGCGDCFVRRGEVTQADIELAAEAYVLALRTLKRVEADIVILDEISNALEYELLSVGDVVKLVGERPPGVELVLTGRNMPPELIQVADLVTEMHMVKHPFEKGIPARRGIEY
- a CDS encoding phosphoglucomutase/phosphomannomutase family protein — its product is MKSEIKFGTDGWRAVMCDTFTFANVRITIQAIADYLANHGMTGMGALVGYDSRFLSERFAREAAEVLAANGVRTLVTARDTPTPTVAFTVSKRKLAGAVMFTASHNPPEYNGVKWIPYYAGPADPEITSEIERNVASAVQNKSEPRRTPYEEACSAGLIEEIDPAPDYISRLRGLVDLPAIKAAGVRVVYDAMYATGRGYVDRILKDAGCDVEVIHGRRDPLFGGGGPDPVEARLGELRQCVLETGADLGIATDGDADRFGVIDSDGTYISANQVISLLLVHLIKNRRRWGKVVRTIATTHLIDRIARANGLDALETPVGFKYICQAMRESDVVIGGEESGGLSIGGHIPEKDGILANLLLAEFRAMSGKTLGEALRETMEEYGPSHTRRIDIHLPNDARKGQIMQAFEGSPPAEFAGVRVQSVSTLDGVKVVLSNGDWFLIRPSGTEPVVRVYGESGTVQGLERLLSDVQNLIG